A part of Actinobaculum sp. 313 genomic DNA contains:
- a CDS encoding CoA-transferase yields MAKVISAADAAALIKDGDTVAFSGFGLSCVNQEVIAALEERWIGGDGPHGLTIINSSAVGARGKREGLSKLSYEGLVKRWIGGIMSASPDLGKLAAENKLECYNLPQGVITALYREIAARRPGVITKVGLGTFVDPRLEGAKVNDVTTEDLVKLVELDGDEYLFYRAFPIDIGLIRGTYADEAGNLTMEQEGLKMEILPIAQAVHNSGGIVIAQAKTVVQTGSLDPNLVRVPGNVVDYIVVSEPENHMQTEYTQYNPAFSGQVKVPVSGFKPIPLTERKVMARRAAAEIRPGDVMNLGVGVPAEVGVIMSDEGISDYALLTTEAGAVGGTAADDKNFGHSYNALAQVGMHEQFDYYDGGGLDLTILGLAQADSHGNLNVSKFNGRVAGCGGFINITATAKRVVFAGTFTAGGLKVQFGEGRCEIVEEGRIHKFVRDVEQVTFSGARSAAIGQKVVYVTERAVFELRDGEVVLTEIAPGIDLKKHILEQMDFRPAIAADLKEMDPGLFREEWGNLRTTIDARVAAEASQ; encoded by the coding sequence ATGGCGAAAGTCATCTCGGCGGCAGACGCCGCAGCACTTATCAAGGACGGCGATACGGTCGCCTTCTCTGGATTCGGACTTTCCTGCGTCAACCAAGAGGTTATCGCAGCACTGGAAGAACGCTGGATCGGCGGCGATGGACCGCACGGTCTGACCATTATCAACTCATCCGCCGTCGGAGCGCGTGGCAAACGCGAGGGCTTAAGTAAGCTTTCCTATGAAGGCCTCGTGAAACGCTGGATCGGCGGGATTATGTCCGCCTCGCCCGATCTGGGAAAACTGGCAGCCGAGAACAAACTCGAATGTTACAACCTCCCGCAAGGCGTGATCACAGCGTTGTACCGCGAAATCGCCGCCCGCCGTCCGGGAGTCATCACCAAGGTCGGACTGGGAACCTTCGTCGATCCCCGCCTGGAAGGCGCGAAGGTCAACGATGTGACAACCGAAGATCTGGTCAAGCTCGTCGAACTCGACGGTGATGAGTATCTCTTCTACCGCGCCTTCCCCATCGACATCGGACTGATTCGAGGCACGTATGCCGACGAGGCCGGGAATCTCACCATGGAGCAGGAGGGCCTGAAGATGGAGATTCTGCCCATCGCCCAGGCCGTCCACAACTCGGGAGGCATTGTTATCGCCCAGGCGAAAACAGTGGTACAAACGGGTTCGCTTGACCCGAATCTCGTGCGCGTTCCCGGCAACGTCGTCGATTACATCGTCGTCTCGGAACCGGAGAACCACATGCAGACCGAGTACACGCAGTACAACCCCGCCTTCTCGGGGCAGGTCAAGGTACCGGTCTCCGGCTTCAAACCCATACCGCTGACCGAGCGAAAGGTGATGGCACGCCGCGCCGCAGCCGAAATCCGCCCCGGCGATGTGATGAATCTCGGCGTCGGAGTCCCGGCGGAAGTCGGAGTGATCATGTCCGACGAGGGCATCTCCGACTACGCGCTGCTGACCACCGAGGCCGGTGCCGTGGGCGGAACAGCCGCCGACGATAAAAACTTCGGGCACAGCTACAACGCCCTCGCCCAAGTTGGCATGCACGAACAGTTCGACTACTACGACGGCGGTGGCCTCGATCTGACCATCCTCGGCCTCGCCCAGGCGGACAGCCACGGTAATCTCAACGTTTCGAAATTCAATGGCCGCGTGGCCGGATGCGGCGGCTTCATCAATATCACGGCCACCGCGAAGCGCGTGGTCTTCGCCGGAACCTTCACCGCAGGTGGCCTCAAGGTCCAATTCGGTGAGGGCAGATGCGAAATCGTCGAAGAGGGCAGGATCCATAAGTTCGTGCGCGACGTCGAACAAGTTACCTTCTCCGGGGCACGCTCGGCAGCCATCGGACAAAAGGTCGTGTACGTGACGGAACGAGCCGTCTTCGAATTACGCGACGGTGAGGTGGTCCTGACCGAAATCGCACCAGGTATAGACCTCAAGAAACACATCCTGGAGCAGATGGACTTCCGCCCGGCCATTGCCGCCGACCTGAAGGAAATGGATCCGGGGCTCTTCCGCGAGGAGTGGGGGAACCTACGTACCACCATTGATGCTCGCGTTGCTGCCGAGGCATCGCAATAG
- a CDS encoding energy-coupling factor transporter transmembrane component T has protein sequence MSRPGLRLWATLPVPITIEGLSIGAALALRAMLIGVLTVGFLATTRPRDLMISLIQNLHLSPRYAYAILSGHRMLEAMPTRWTTIRAAQAVRAPLTRRGHRAKASKASPALPSPYWSLLSAHPSE, from the coding sequence ATGAGCAGGCCGGGGCTCCGCTTATGGGCAACGTTGCCGGTGCCGATCACGATTGAAGGGCTCTCAATCGGAGCCGCTCTCGCATTACGCGCCATGCTGATCGGAGTGCTCACCGTAGGTTTTCTCGCCACCACCCGGCCACGCGACCTGATGATCAGCCTCATCCAGAACCTACATCTCAGCCCTCGTTACGCCTATGCGATTCTGTCCGGCCACCGCATGTTGGAAGCCATGCCCACTCGTTGGACGACGATTCGCGCCGCACAAGCGGTGCGGGCACCCCTAACACGAAGGGGGCACCGCGCCAAGGCGTCAAAAGCTTCGCCCGCGCTGCCTTCGCCCTACTGGTCACTTCTATCCGCTCATCCGAGCGAATAG
- a CDS encoding acyl-CoA dehydrogenase family protein, which translates to MGLLTLDTTAPPLRRRTAQLPVSEKWITASCSKRMVGTAHNYTTGKEPTMDFSLTEEQELLLASLDELLDEYATPAYIAEVDAKHEQPVAFKKAMHEAGFLTLGFPEEYGGTPIDTVTMCMIGERVAARGLNLGYATEILQVLDILEFGSEEQKQQVLSVLADGGVPFALAFTEPQAGSDSSSMQMTAEHRDGKVYFNGTKTLITNAVGTKYLLTMARNPDAEDPRRAISMYLVPTDTPGIELTPIDKMCWHTADSSEIYYNNAEVDESCLVGVKGNGFVQLMKNFEVERIMTSTQSLGLAEAAFQDAAEYAASRVQFGKPIGSFQLIQEKLTDMAIKIENMKNIIYHSAWMVDNKCLDRKQAALCKRYCSIAAFEVCDDALQIHGGVGVTEGVRVERLWRDARGHRFGGGTDEIMVHVAGRQIVREHTK; encoded by the coding sequence GTGGGACTGCTTACGCTCGATACGACGGCTCCGCCCCTTCGTCGTCGTACGGCACAGTTGCCGGTGAGCGAGAAGTGGATAACGGCTTCCTGTTCTAAGAGGATGGTCGGAACCGCGCATAACTACACAACCGGAAAGGAACCAACGATGGATTTCAGCCTGACGGAAGAGCAGGAACTCTTGCTGGCAAGCCTCGATGAACTGCTCGACGAGTACGCAACACCGGCCTATATTGCCGAGGTCGACGCCAAACATGAACAGCCGGTCGCCTTCAAGAAGGCGATGCATGAGGCGGGATTCCTGACGCTGGGATTCCCCGAGGAGTACGGCGGCACGCCCATCGATACCGTCACCATGTGCATGATCGGAGAGCGGGTTGCCGCGCGCGGGCTCAACCTCGGATACGCCACGGAAATCCTGCAGGTGCTGGATATTTTGGAGTTCGGCTCGGAGGAGCAGAAGCAACAGGTACTCTCGGTACTTGCCGACGGCGGTGTGCCCTTTGCACTCGCCTTCACCGAACCGCAGGCCGGATCGGACTCCTCGAGTATGCAGATGACTGCAGAGCATCGTGACGGCAAGGTCTACTTCAACGGAACAAAGACGCTGATCACCAACGCGGTGGGAACCAAGTACCTGTTGACAATGGCACGCAATCCCGACGCCGAGGATCCGCGCCGCGCCATCTCGATGTACCTGGTCCCTACCGATACTCCCGGAATTGAGCTGACGCCGATCGACAAGATGTGTTGGCATACCGCCGATTCCTCCGAGATCTACTACAACAATGCCGAGGTGGACGAGTCCTGCCTCGTAGGCGTCAAGGGCAACGGCTTCGTGCAGCTGATGAAGAACTTCGAGGTAGAGCGCATTATGACCTCCACACAGTCACTTGGGCTGGCGGAGGCTGCCTTCCAAGACGCGGCCGAGTATGCGGCTAGCCGCGTACAGTTCGGGAAGCCGATCGGTAGTTTCCAGCTTATTCAGGAGAAGCTGACCGATATGGCGATCAAGATCGAGAACATGAAGAACATCATCTACCACTCGGCGTGGATGGTCGACAACAAGTGCCTCGATCGCAAGCAGGCCGCCCTGTGCAAGCGGTACTGCTCAATCGCCGCCTTCGAGGTGTGCGACGACGCCCTGCAGATTCATGGCGGCGTCGGCGTGACTGAGGGCGTGCGTGTGGAGCGGCTGTGGCGCGACGCCCGCGGGCATCGATTCGGCGGCGGCACCGACGAGATCATGGTGCATGTGGCGGGCCGCCAGATCGTGCGTGAGCATACGAAGTGA